From a region of the Listeria monocytogenes ATCC 19117 genome:
- a CDS encoding immunity 26/phosphotriesterase HocA family protein, which produces MINNEIREVIGLHQINENDQKLTVENAEVIIRNHVLIKLILNQADCYKEIDYNLELTDTNELVGRKNAKPKALTTKTILKAKTKELRLKINKISHRIELKLGVQHFENIYFEKRMLLTKENVQEKIAANYGSDWLSILDKAKLKVKTRQTIQQGSIFSYPIGNEYGFGLVIGCFQAFRKQKIMPQDSSHYLRLMMGVPLVIRSFNYTSKQNTVDLLLLKKQELLNPEFIMDDLVLRGDFPIIGRVDLEEADISFPMNFSFNGVSTTYAGYQAIGEPDRDIIKKYEEEITVRFDWGFGSKTMPAKEFLKRSSGKESFLPYSGLGMTPIAGYSKKLVSPKSIFSEEELKQIYAVLDINGEMSFDDFNENYNGLTAQNILSI; this is translated from the coding sequence ATGATTAATAATGAGATACGAGAAGTGATCGGATTACATCAAATTAATGAAAATGATCAGAAATTGACTGTGGAAAATGCAGAAGTAATCATCAGAAATCATGTGCTGATAAAATTGATTCTTAATCAAGCTGATTGCTACAAAGAAATCGATTATAATCTAGAGCTTACAGATACAAATGAATTAGTTGGCCGAAAAAATGCAAAACCAAAAGCATTGACGACAAAAACAATTTTAAAAGCTAAAACCAAAGAATTAAGGTTGAAAATAAATAAAATCAGTCATCGAATAGAGTTAAAACTAGGTGTTCAGCATTTTGAAAATATCTATTTTGAGAAAAGGATGCTTTTAACGAAAGAAAATGTACAAGAAAAAATTGCTGCAAATTATGGAAGTGATTGGTTGAGCATATTAGATAAAGCAAAGCTCAAAGTGAAAACGAGACAAACCATTCAGCAAGGTTCCATTTTTTCTTATCCAATTGGAAATGAATATGGTTTCGGGCTTGTGATTGGTTGTTTTCAGGCGTTTCGGAAACAAAAAATAATGCCTCAAGATAGCTCGCATTACCTCCGATTGATGATGGGAGTTCCGCTTGTTATTCGTAGCTTTAACTATACAAGTAAACAAAATACAGTTGATTTATTACTTTTGAAAAAACAGGAGCTCTTAAATCCGGAATTTATTATGGATGATTTAGTGTTGCGTGGGGATTTTCCGATTATTGGTAGGGTAGATTTGGAAGAAGCGGATATTTCCTTTCCAATGAATTTTTCTTTTAATGGAGTGTCTACAACGTATGCCGGTTATCAAGCAATAGGTGAACCAGATAGGGATATTATTAAAAAGTACGAGGAGGAAATTACCGTTAGATTTGATTGGGGATTTGGAAGCAAAACGATGCCTGCGAAAGAATTTTTGAAGAGAAGTAGTGGGAAAGAGTCATTTCTACCTTATTCTGGATTAGGAATGACCCCAATTGCTGGATATTCGAAAAAGTTAGTTTCTCCTAAATCCATCTTTTCAGAAGAGGAACTAAAGCAAATTTATGCGGTTTTAGATATAAACGGGGAAATGTCGTTTGATGATTTTAATGAAAATTATAACGGCCTTACCGCTCAAAATATTTTATCGATTTGA
- a CDS encoding GNAT family N-acetyltransferase has product MEITLQQPTSADFSFIEWLWGDLATTEVLGGPFSFPEEMRMDWLKSKSQASNAYFIIKKGIESVGEVSFRDFEKGTAHLNIKVAACYRGQRIAQKALQLFLDFFQTDCGGIVMLDEVRRKNEAGIGFLVKAGFEVIEEKEWTMVLKWSAQAEGGFE; this is encoded by the coding sequence ATGGAAATCACTTTACAACAACCTACCTCAGCTGACTTTTCCTTCATTGAATGGTTATGGGGAGATTTGGCAACGACAGAAGTACTCGGTGGGCCATTTTCTTTTCCTGAAGAAATGCGAATGGACTGGCTCAAGTCAAAATCTCAAGCGAGCAATGCTTATTTTATTATAAAAAAAGGTATAGAATCTGTTGGTGAAGTTAGCTTTCGTGATTTTGAAAAAGGGACAGCTCATTTAAATATTAAAGTGGCTGCATGTTACCGGGGCCAGCGAATCGCTCAAAAAGCTTTGCAATTATTCTTGGATTTTTTTCAAACTGATTGCGGTGGAATAGTTATGTTGGATGAAGTTAGACGGAAAAATGAAGCAGGCATTGGGTTTCTCGTGAAAGCTGGTTTCGAAGTTATAGAAGAAAAAGAATGGACGATGGTGCTCAAATGGAGTGCTCAAGCAGAAGGAGGTTTTGAATGA
- a CDS encoding CPCC family cysteine-rich protein, whose product MSKERCACCNCLTIDVRGEFEICPICFWEDEGYFVFDKEEIYSRYQDIFSIEDLLNIRSSANNGLTLLDARQNFKLFGACEVAMKKYVREPNAEEL is encoded by the coding sequence ATGAGTAAAGAAAGATGTGCATGTTGTAACTGTTTAACAATTGATGTTAGAGGCGAGTTTGAGATTTGTCCGATATGTTTCTGGGAAGATGAAGGTTATTTTGTCTTTGATAAGGAAGAGATTTATTCTCGCTATCAAGATATTTTCTCGATAGAAGATTTGTTAAATATTCGCTCTAGTGCTAACAATGGTTTAACGTTATTAGACGCACGACAAAATTTCAAACTGTTTGGTGCTTGTGAGGTGGCAATGAAAAAATATGTAAGAGAGCCAAATGCAGAGGAATTATAA
- a CDS encoding leucine-rich repeat domain-containing protein, which translates to MKKTIKITTSLLLSFACVFSIGDFTKPHTVEAETVYSLTDSKPINEIFPDPKLAQVVANWLKLPSATSPVTQNQLNTVKSLHFDSKGVQSLEGVEYLKNLTQVFGYGNQVSDLGPLSNLTQLEIIQMPRNQISDLTPIANLTALMSLDFEFNNLQTIEPIKNLTNMLELNVSANPISDISAVKNMTQLEFLTIRDCEVSDLSPVENLSNMLMFWAGRNNISDITPLKNMSKLLGLSLFGNQIKDVSVIKNLTSLEDFDIKANQVSDISSLATSTTLETLTLSFNQIIDISSLKNLTNLTRLELENQTRVLDAVEVDDPLILPAPVIDENGSRVQPTKVSHAGIYANGEITWEGLQSNYILNYEYNLPVAIGSLTTTYSGKITQPLLEKPVNPITPVDPVDPVDPVDPVDPVDPVDPVDPVDPVDPVDPVDPVDPVDPVDPVDPVDPVTPVNPSNQVNPIDPVKSVLQVTETLMKQTTSVNTIVAKDNRNLPKTGDSGMHSSLVSGLMLAVSSVILLRKRK; encoded by the coding sequence ATGAAAAAAACTATCAAGATTACAACCAGTTTACTTTTGAGCTTTGCTTGTGTATTTAGTATTGGGGATTTTACTAAGCCACATACAGTCGAAGCAGAAACAGTCTATTCGCTTACAGATTCAAAGCCGATTAATGAAATTTTTCCTGATCCAAAGCTCGCGCAAGTTGTAGCAAATTGGTTAAAGCTTCCCTCTGCAACTAGCCCAGTTACGCAAAACCAATTGAATACAGTTAAATCTTTGCACTTTGATTCAAAAGGTGTTCAAAGTCTTGAAGGAGTAGAATATTTAAAAAATCTCACACAAGTATTTGGCTATGGTAACCAAGTGAGTGATCTAGGGCCATTAAGTAATTTAACGCAACTAGAAATCATTCAGATGCCAAGAAATCAAATAAGTGATTTAACCCCAATTGCGAATTTGACAGCATTAATGTCACTTGATTTTGAGTTTAATAACTTACAAACGATTGAACCGATAAAAAATTTAACGAACATGTTAGAACTGAATGTTAGCGCCAATCCTATTTCGGATATTAGTGCCGTTAAAAACATGACACAACTGGAATTTTTGACTATAAGAGACTGTGAGGTAAGTGATTTATCGCCAGTCGAAAATCTGTCTAATATGCTGATGTTTTGGGCGGGGAGAAATAATATTAGTGATATTACCCCACTCAAAAATATGTCCAAACTGCTTGGTTTAAGTTTATTTGGGAATCAAATCAAGGATGTGAGTGTAATTAAAAATCTTACTAGCCTTGAAGACTTCGATATAAAAGCGAATCAGGTGAGCGATATTAGTAGTTTAGCAACATCAACTACACTCGAGACATTAACTCTTAGTTTCAACCAAATAATTGATATTTCGTCCCTGAAAAATTTGACCAATTTAACTAGGTTAGAACTAGAGAATCAAACGCGTGTATTAGATGCGGTTGAGGTAGATGATCCATTGATTTTACCCGCTCCAGTAATTGATGAAAATGGCAGCAGAGTACAACCGACAAAAGTAAGTCATGCGGGTATTTATGCAAATGGCGAGATTACATGGGAAGGGTTGCAAAGTAATTATATTCTAAATTACGAGTATAATTTACCCGTAGCAATTGGTTCGTTAACAACAACGTATTCTGGTAAAATTACGCAGCCACTGTTGGAGAAGCCTGTTAATCCGATTACCCCGGTAGATCCGGTAGATCCGGTAGATCCGGTAGATCCGGTAGATCCGGTAGATCCGGTAGATCCGGTAGATCCGGTAGATCCGGTAGATCCGGTAGATCCGGTAGATCCGGTAGATCCGGTAGACCCAGTAGACCCAGTAGACCCGGTAGACCCAGTCACTCCAGTAAACCCGTCAAATCAAGTAAATCCAATTGATCCAGTGAAATCAGTTCTTCAAGTTACTGAAACTTTAATGAAACAGACTACTTCTGTTAATACGATAGTAGCTAAAGATAATAGAAATTTACCGAAAACAGGGGATAGTGGAATGCATTCTAGTTTAGTTAGTGGTTTAATGCTAGCTGTTTCTAGCGTGATTTTATTACGAAAACGAAAATAA
- a CDS encoding ATP-dependent Clp protease proteolytic subunit, producing the protein MAENTKNENITNILTQKLIDTRTVLIYGEINQELAEDVSKQLLLLESISNDPITIFINSQGGHVEAGDTIHDMIKFIKPTVKVVGTGWVASAGITIYLAAEKENRFSLPNTRYMIHQPAGGVQGQSTEIEIEAKEIIRMRERINRLIAEATGQSYEKISKDTDRNFWLSVNEAKDYGIVNEIIENRDGLK; encoded by the coding sequence ATGGCAGAGAATACAAAGAATGAAAACATCACAAACATCCTTACCCAAAAATTGATTGATACACGCACAGTGTTAATTTACGGGGAAATCAATCAGGAGTTAGCCGAGGACGTTTCTAAGCAACTTTTACTACTTGAATCTATTAGCAATGATCCAATTACGATTTTTATTAATAGCCAAGGCGGACACGTCGAAGCTGGTGACACGATTCATGATATGATTAAATTTATTAAACCGACAGTAAAAGTCGTTGGAACTGGTTGGGTTGCAAGTGCCGGCATTACCATTTACTTAGCTGCCGAAAAAGAAAATCGCTTTAGCCTTCCAAATACGCGCTATATGATTCACCAACCTGCTGGCGGTGTCCAAGGTCAAAGCACAGAAATCGAAATCGAAGCAAAAGAAATTATCCGGATGCGCGAAAGAATTAATCGCCTAATCGCTGAAGCAACCGGTCAATCATACGAAAAAATCTCCAAAGATACAGACCGCAACTTCTGGCTTTCTGTAAATGAAGCAAAAGATTACGGCATCGTAAATGAAATCATCGAAAATCGCGATGGCTTAAAATAA
- a CDS encoding VOC family protein yields MFNQAKRISTFFTFNGNGEEAFNFYLDTFPDAKKIGLTYFTKPEQGGDIGKVLNATFEIKGASFMIMDMTNNASPDFSWATTTLYFADTEDEFDTLFEKLAKEGTVMMGPEAVEALRKVAWVTDKYGITWQLAFV; encoded by the coding sequence ATGTTTAATCAAGCAAAACGAATCTCCACATTTTTCACGTTTAACGGCAATGGCGAGGAAGCATTTAATTTTTATTTAGACACTTTCCCCGATGCGAAAAAAATCGGACTAACTTACTTTACAAAACCAGAGCAAGGCGGCGATATTGGCAAGGTTCTCAATGCTACTTTTGAAATAAAAGGTGCATCATTCATGATTATGGACATGACTAACAACGCCTCCCCTGACTTTAGCTGGGCCACTACAACCCTTTATTTTGCAGATACGGAAGATGAATTTGACACTCTTTTTGAAAAACTGGCTAAAGAAGGTACAGTTATGATGGGGCCAGAAGCAGTAGAAGCGCTTCGAAAAGTGGCATGGGTTACGGATAAATATGGCATTACTTGGCAACTCGCATTCGTATAA
- a CDS encoding precorrin-2 dehydrogenase/sirohydrochlorin ferrochelatase family protein has translation MKYPIMLDITGKRVVIIGGGKVALRKVKGLLHTRADILIVGLDVLPEIKELQVQVKEEAYRAEHLIGAFLIFICTNNPEVNQMVLKDRLPEQLVNDTTEQKNSDFFNMATVSKNELLVGISTGGGNPGYAKKVKREVRQLVENLETEEIGKRNKNDKTC, from the coding sequence ATGAAATATCCGATAATGCTTGATATTACAGGGAAACGGGTTGTCATAATTGGCGGTGGGAAGGTGGCGCTTCGTAAAGTAAAGGGGCTGCTTCACACCAGAGCTGATATTTTAATTGTCGGGTTAGACGTTTTGCCAGAGATTAAAGAGCTTCAAGTGCAGGTGAAAGAAGAAGCATACCGGGCAGAACATCTAATTGGTGCTTTTCTGATATTTATTTGTACGAATAACCCAGAAGTAAATCAAATGGTACTGAAAGATCGCTTGCCAGAACAACTAGTGAATGATACGACTGAACAAAAGAATTCCGATTTTTTCAATATGGCAACTGTATCAAAAAATGAGTTGCTAGTCGGTATTTCAACAGGAGGCGGGAATCCTGGATACGCCAAGAAAGTAAAACGGGAAGTACGCCAGTTAGTAGAAAATTTAGAAACAGAAGAAATCGGAAAGCGTAATAAAAATGATAAAACCTGCTAA
- a CDS encoding 4Fe-4S dicluster domain-containing protein, whose amino-acid sequence MSQMSILEKIKDAGVVGCGGAGFPTHAKFSGEVEYLIINAAECEPLLKTDHFVMRNHAVETIKAIEMVKSQVGAEFAVIATKRYYTEEIAALRSAITELDASVTIHEMDNVYPTGDEQVMVFEVTGRVVPPSGIPLMVGCIVSNVSTMWNVFHAIQDDAPVVRKQLTVTGAVGEPKLLDVPVGTPFEVCLAAAGGTNLDEYLFLDGGPMMGKLNDKSTIAEKVVTKTTSGLIVAEDTGYLHKLHYQTVEQIFNETKSACIQCSLCSDLCPRKQLGHDIHPHKVMRHFAVAEDITDIKPDPIWEEAMICCECGICEVIACPMGLSPRQVNIHVKKELLKQGVRYQTDKKEFTPDPMREYKSIAPKNILIKMGLQQYADVHLETMHYLDVDEVFIPTKMHIGAPSIPVVSEGDIVKKGDLIAKIPDASLGANIHASIDGQIIRITEEQVHIKKVMS is encoded by the coding sequence TTGAGCCAAATGTCCATTTTAGAAAAGATTAAAGATGCCGGAGTTGTTGGTTGTGGTGGAGCGGGCTTTCCGACCCATGCCAAATTTAGCGGTGAAGTGGAATACTTAATTATTAACGCAGCGGAATGTGAACCGCTCCTAAAAACAGATCATTTTGTCATGAGAAACCATGCAGTAGAAACGATTAAAGCAATTGAAATGGTTAAAAGCCAAGTAGGTGCAGAATTTGCCGTTATTGCAACAAAACGGTATTACACAGAGGAAATTGCGGCTTTACGGTCAGCAATTACAGAACTAGATGCAAGTGTGACAATACATGAGATGGATAATGTCTATCCAACTGGTGACGAGCAAGTCATGGTCTTTGAAGTGACTGGACGCGTTGTGCCACCAAGCGGTATTCCACTAATGGTTGGCTGTATTGTATCGAATGTCTCGACAATGTGGAACGTCTTTCATGCAATTCAAGATGACGCACCAGTTGTTCGTAAACAGCTGACAGTAACTGGAGCAGTTGGAGAGCCGAAACTTTTAGATGTCCCAGTTGGAACGCCATTTGAAGTCTGTTTAGCAGCAGCTGGTGGAACTAATTTAGACGAGTATTTATTTTTAGATGGTGGACCAATGATGGGGAAATTAAATGACAAGTCTACCATTGCTGAAAAAGTAGTAACGAAAACAACTTCGGGTTTGATTGTGGCAGAGGATACTGGTTATCTGCACAAGCTACATTACCAAACAGTGGAACAAATTTTTAATGAAACAAAATCGGCTTGTATTCAGTGTTCACTTTGTTCGGATTTATGTCCAAGAAAACAATTAGGTCACGATATTCATCCGCATAAAGTTATGCGCCATTTCGCGGTTGCAGAAGATATAACGGATATTAAACCAGATCCGATTTGGGAAGAAGCGATGATTTGCTGTGAATGTGGCATTTGTGAGGTAATTGCTTGTCCGATGGGGCTCTCACCGCGCCAAGTAAATATTCATGTGAAAAAAGAACTTTTAAAACAAGGCGTTCGTTATCAAACTGATAAAAAAGAATTTACGCCTGATCCGATGCGTGAATATAAATCAATTGCTCCCAAAAATATTCTAATCAAAATGGGCTTACAACAATATGCAGACGTTCATTTAGAAACAATGCATTATCTAGATGTAGATGAAGTATTTATCCCAACGAAAATGCATATTGGCGCGCCGTCTATTCCAGTAGTAAGTGAAGGGGACATCGTGAAAAAAGGTGATTTAATTGCGAAAATTCCTGATGCGTCTCTTGGGGCAAATATCCATGCAAGTATTGACGGTCAAATTATTCGTATAACCGAAGAACAAGTTCATATTAAGAAGGTGATGTCATGA
- a CDS encoding BMC domain-containing protein, whose amino-acid sequence MKMDTLGFLELNSISKGIEAVDTMLKAANSELIYAKASCPGKYYILIAGTVDSVAQSIEAGTKIGAANIVGNLVIPRVSDQVIKAINKTEVPDEMNAVGVMEYYSCSGSIIAADAAVKAADVQLMDIRLATGIAGKSFVVLTGDTAACEAAVEAGLAAAKEEALLINKVVIPRPRKEVFESLIY is encoded by the coding sequence ATGAAAATGGATACATTAGGATTTCTCGAATTAAATAGTATTTCGAAAGGCATCGAGGCGGTTGACACAATGCTAAAAGCGGCCAACTCCGAATTGATTTATGCTAAAGCAAGCTGCCCTGGGAAGTATTATATATTAATTGCAGGGACAGTAGATTCTGTAGCTCAATCAATTGAAGCTGGAACGAAGATTGGTGCGGCAAATATCGTCGGGAATTTAGTCATTCCTCGCGTGTCCGACCAAGTAATTAAAGCAATTAACAAAACGGAAGTGCCAGATGAGATGAATGCAGTTGGTGTTATGGAGTATTATTCCTGTTCAGGATCAATTATTGCTGCAGATGCCGCAGTAAAAGCTGCAGATGTTCAGTTAATGGATATTCGGTTGGCAACGGGGATTGCTGGTAAATCTTTCGTTGTTCTAACTGGTGATACAGCAGCATGTGAAGCGGCTGTGGAAGCTGGACTTGCGGCAGCCAAAGAAGAAGCACTTTTAATTAATAAAGTAGTTATACCAAGACCTCGTAAAGAAGTTTTTGAGAGTTTAATCTATTAA
- the eutS gene encoding ethanolamine utilization microcompartment protein EutS, which translates to MSFDDNKERVIQEYVPGKQVTLAHLIANPNRDIYTKLGLEEGASAIGILTITPSEASIIASDIATKSGDVRIGFIDRFSGSVVLTGDVSSVESALQQVVYSLHEILDFSIPKITRS; encoded by the coding sequence ATGAGTTTTGATGATAATAAAGAGCGTGTAATACAAGAATATGTACCGGGAAAACAGGTGACGCTGGCGCATTTAATCGCCAACCCAAACCGTGATATTTATACAAAATTAGGATTAGAAGAAGGCGCAAGTGCGATTGGAATTTTAACGATTACGCCAAGTGAGGCTTCCATTATTGCGAGTGACATTGCAACTAAATCAGGTGACGTACGAATTGGCTTTATTGATCGTTTTAGTGGGTCCGTTGTACTTACAGGTGATGTTTCTTCTGTTGAATCAGCTTTACAACAAGTCGTTTATTCATTACATGAGATTTTGGACTTTTCTATTCCAAAAATCACTAGGAGCTGA
- a CDS encoding EutP/PduV family microcompartment system protein, translating into MKKMMVMGSVGCGKTTLCQKLHGYDILYKKTQAVEYFQEMIDTPGEFVQHRQLYSALTVTAADASVIAILQSVTEKKQTFSPMFASIFAKPVIGIVTKVDLAESEKDIERAERELRMAGAKHIFYISSLEETGIEELRAYLED; encoded by the coding sequence TTGAAGAAAATGATGGTAATGGGTTCAGTTGGTTGTGGTAAAACAACGCTGTGCCAGAAATTACATGGATATGATATTTTATATAAAAAAACACAAGCTGTGGAGTATTTTCAAGAAATGATTGATACGCCAGGTGAATTTGTACAGCATAGACAACTCTACAGCGCGCTCACTGTGACTGCGGCTGATGCATCTGTAATCGCAATTTTACAGAGTGTAACGGAGAAGAAGCAGACGTTTTCACCGATGTTTGCCAGTATTTTTGCTAAACCGGTTATTGGGATTGTTACAAAAGTGGATTTAGCGGAATCAGAAAAAGACATCGAGCGAGCAGAGCGGGAATTACGCATGGCTGGCGCGAAGCATATTTTTTATATTTCTTCGTTAGAGGAAACTGGAATAGAAGAGCTTCGGGCATATTTGGAAGATTAA
- the cobU gene encoding bifunctional adenosylcobinamide kinase/adenosylcobinamide-phosphate guanylyltransferase codes for MSEMMLVTGGARSGKSSFAEKEATKYNRVLYVATGIAFQNDTEFQARIKKHQATRPEHWDTFEAFKGIAAYLERNGNKYDVIMLDCVTMLVTNLFFSLLGERELTNEIADEVEAGIQSEVRAILKAGEQSSAKFIFVTNEIGLGVVPENKLTRVFRDIIGRINQQIATEVEEVYFVVSGIPKRWK; via the coding sequence ATGAGTGAGATGATGCTTGTAACTGGTGGCGCTAGAAGTGGTAAAAGTAGTTTTGCTGAAAAAGAAGCTACCAAATATAATCGTGTTTTATATGTGGCGACCGGAATTGCATTTCAAAATGATACAGAGTTTCAAGCTAGGATAAAAAAACATCAAGCAACGCGTCCAGAACACTGGGATACTTTTGAAGCATTTAAAGGGATTGCTGCTTATTTGGAGCGAAATGGAAATAAATATGATGTAATAATGCTTGATTGCGTAACGATGTTAGTAACTAATTTGTTTTTTTCGTTGCTTGGTGAGCGCGAGTTGACAAATGAGATTGCTGATGAAGTAGAAGCGGGAATTCAATCGGAAGTTCGCGCAATTTTAAAAGCAGGAGAGCAATCCTCAGCCAAATTTATTTTTGTTACGAACGAAATCGGATTAGGGGTTGTACCTGAAAACAAGTTAACACGCGTCTTTCGAGACATTATTGGTCGTATTAATCAGCAAATTGCAACGGAAGTAGAAGAAGTCTATTTTGTCGTGAGTGGCATTCCGAAAAGGTGGAAGTAA